One genomic segment of Hordeum vulgare subsp. vulgare chromosome 2H, MorexV3_pseudomolecules_assembly, whole genome shotgun sequence includes these proteins:
- the LOC123429052 gene encoding desmethyl-deoxy-podophyllotoxin synthase-like translates to MDHQLSYGFGLMAVGASILCSLVLFHALGAKDTRAKLPPGPWNLPIVGSLHHLVGTLPHRALLRLSRRYGQVMLLRLGEVPTVVISTPEAAMEVLKTKDLVFANRPGGPTRDLISCGGKGLVVTPYGEYWRQMRKVCIVEVLSAKQVRRMDSIQQDEIAQLVDSIAAASSASPAAVVNLGQGMSKLTNNIITRAVFGGKCQQQDTFLRELEKMLVLLGGFSLVDLFPASRLVRWLSGAARDLRRSHARVQEILGDIIVERQEMKQGKDKEDLLDVLLRLQKEDTLRFPLTSEIIGAVIFDLFAAATDTTAATIEWAMAELIRNPEVMTRAKLQVRQSTLAPARGQCTITSADLGGNLHYLRMVIKETLRLHPPVALIRRATQDKCKLMGYDIPKDMPVMINAFAVGRDPRYWGHDAAEFRPERFDAMSVEYSPGLEMEFIPFGFGRRQCPGALMATTTIELVLANLLYHFDWVIPGGASPETLDMGEEFGLIVHCRSKLSLMAATRHQQLH, encoded by the exons ATGGATCATCAACTCTCTTACGGATTCGGCTTGATGGCTGTGGGGGCGAGCATTCTGTGCTCGTTGGTTCTCTTCCACGCTCTTGGCGCCAAGGACACTAGAGCCAAGCTTCCTCCAGGTCCATGGAACCTTCCTATCGTCGGCAGCCTCCATCACCTCGTCGGCACGCTGCCACACCGCGCATTGCTCCGCCTATCGCGCCGGTACGGCCAGGTGATGCTGCTCCGGCTCGGAGAGGTGCCCACCGTTGTCATCTCTACACCGGAGGCGGCCATGGAGGTGCTCAAGACCAAGGACCTCGTCTTCGCCAACCGTCCGGGCGGTCCCACGCGTGACCTCATAAGCTGCGGCGGCAAAGGGCTCGTCGTTACGCCCTATGGCGAGTACTGGCGGCAGATGCGGAAGGTGTGCATCGTGGAGGTGCTCAGCGCGAAGCAAGTGCGGCGGATGGACTCCATCCAGCAAGACGAGATCGCGCAGCTCGTGGATTCCATTGCCGCTGCGTCATCGGCCTCGCCGGCCGCCGTCGTCAACCTCGGCCAGGGGATGTCCAAGCTTACGAACAATATCATCACGAGGGCCGTGTTTGGTGGCAAGTGCCAGCAACAAGACACGTTCCTCCGTGAGCTGGAGAAGATGCTGGTTCTTCTGGGAGGGTTCAGCCTAGTGGATCTTTTCCCGGCATCGCGGCTGGTACGGTGGTTGAGCGGCGCCGCGCGGGACCTGAGGAGGAGCCACGCCCGGGTACAGGAAATCCTGGGGGACATCATCGTTGAGCGCCAGGAGATGAAACAAGGTAAAGACAAGGAGGACCTGCTAGACGTGCTCCTCAGGCTGCAGAAGGAAGACACCCTCCGTTTCCCTCTCACTTCTGAGATCATAGGCGCAGTCATCTTC GATTTATTTGCAGCTGCAACCGACACCACGGCTGCCACCATAGAATGGGCCATGGCAGAACTCATCCGCAACCCAGAGGTGATGACAAGGGCGAAACTCCAAGTTCGACAGAGTACTCTGGCACCAGCACGAGGACAATGCACGATAACGAGCGCAGACCTTGGTGGTAATCTCCACTACCTTCGGATGGTGATCAAGGAAACGCTAAGGCTCCACCCGCCCGTGGCGCTCATACGCAGGGCAACCCAAGATAAGTGTAAACTCATGGGCTACGACATACCCAAAGACATGCCTGTCATGATAAACGCGTTCGCAGTTGGGAGGGACCCGAGGTACTGGGGGCATGACGCGGCGGAGTTCAGGCCCGAGAGGTTCGACGCCATGAGCGTGGAGTACAGCCCAGGGCTGGAGATGGAGTTCATCCCGTTCGGGTTTGGCCGTAGGCAGTGCCCCGGGGCACTGATGGCGACAACGACGATTGAACTCGTGCTGGCTAATCTCCTATACCATTTTGACTGGGTGATTCCGGGTGGAGCAAGCCCGGAGACGCTGGACATGGGCGAGGAGTTTGGGCTCATTGTTCATTGCAGGTCCAAGCTCTCTCTCATGGCAGCAACTCGCCATCAACAGCTGCACTAG